A portion of the Lolium rigidum isolate FL_2022 chromosome 1, APGP_CSIRO_Lrig_0.1, whole genome shotgun sequence genome contains these proteins:
- the LOC124682612 gene encoding signal recognition particle receptor subunit beta-like, whose product MDEWLNQAEAWAGQAERWIRQQPPEQIYVAVAVIALTVLVLLAASCLKSSKSNTIVLSGLSGSGKTILFYQLRDGSSHQGTVTSMEHNNDTFVLHSELERNGKVKPVHVVDVPGHARLKPKLDEFLPQAAGVVFVVDAQDFLSSMQAAAEYLYDILTKATVVKKKVPVLIFCNKTDKVTAHSKEFIKKQLEKEVNKLRESRNAISSADITDEVQLGVPGEAFNFSQCQNNVTVAEGAGLTGNVSAVEQFIREHVKA is encoded by the exons ATGGACGAGTGGCTCAACCAGGCCGAGGCGTGGGCGGGCCAGGCCGAGCGCTGGATCCGCCAGCAGCCCCCGGAGCAGATTTACGTCGCCGTCGCGGTCATCGCCCTCACAGTCCTGGTGCTCCTCGCAG CTTCTTGTTTGAAATCCTCCAAATCCAACACCATAGTGCTATCTGGGCTTAGTGGGAGTGGTAAAACTATTCTTTTCTACCAG CTTCGCGATGGATCATCACATCAAGGAACCGTGACATCAATGGAACATAACAATGATACCTTTGTGCTGCATTCAGAACTTGAAAGG AATGGCAAAGTGAAACCTGTTCATGTTGTTGATGTTCCTGGTCATGCAAGGCTGAAACCTAAGCTTGATGAGTTCCTACCTCAAGCAGCTggagttgtttttgttgttgatgCTCAGGATTTCCTTTCTAGCATGCAAGCTGCTGCAGA GTACTTGTATGACATTTTGACAAAGGCAACTGTAGTGAAGAAAAAGGTTCCTGTTCTGATTTTCTGCAACAAGACGGACAAAGTTACAGCTCACTCAAAGGAGTTCATCAAGAAGCAGCTCGAAAAAGAAGT GAACAAGCTTCGGGAATCAAGGAATGCCATATCATCTGCTGACATCACCGACGAAGTCCAGCTTGGTGTCCCTGGAGAGGCGTTCAACTTCAGCCAATGCCAGAACAATGTGACAGTTGCTGAAGGCGCCGGTCTCACTGGCAATGTTTCAGCAGTCGAGCAATTCATCCGCGAGCATGTGAAGGCTTAG
- the LOC124683459 gene encoding BTB/POZ and MATH domain-containing protein 2-like, which produces MKKARKTGLEAQIMTTMLGSSVQFRIDYEQTKQLPIGKAVYSDVFSVGGHNWRIECYPRGAHKEHKGEHLSIFLKHMGRTKRVKAIFEAFLMDKDDQPCTTASRRSCVREFPIDGEGNADDVDWGWSQFVDRTKLENDYVTDGHITFVCGIMVIDDSPIPVPPSDIGIHFGRLLDHTDGMDVSFTIDGQTFHAHRAVLAARSPVFRAELFGPMAEATMTSITLQEIAPATFKVMLRFIYTDALPGEDELGDPSADILQDLLAAADRYALDRLKLMCAQKLWDKVSTDTVATTLACAETYNCPELKSKCIDFLAVQENFQEAVFTDGYALLVLKFPSITAELRKRVRT; this is translated from the coding sequence ATGAAGAAAGCTAGGAAGACCGGGCTGGAGGCGCAGATCATGACCACCATGTTGGGTTCTTCTGTTCAGTTCAGAATAGACTACGAGCAAACCAAACAGCTTCCCATCGGCAAGGCCGTTTACTCCGACGTCTTCTCCGTCGGGGGACACAACTGGAGGATTGAGTGCTACCCGCGTGGGGCACATAAGGAACACAAGGGCGAGCATCTATCCATATTCCTCAAGCACATGGGCAGAACCAAAAGAGTAAAGGCAATCTTCGAGGCCTTCTTGATGGACAAGGATGACCAACCGTGTACCACGGCTTCAAGAAGGTCATGCGTTCGTGAATTCCCAATCGATGGTGAAGGCAATGCTGATGATGTCGACTGGGGATGGAGTCAGTTTGTTGACAGAACTAAGCTGGAGAATGACTACGTAACAGACGGGCACATTACATTTGTGTGTGGCATCATGGTCATCGATGACAGCCCTATTCCTGTGCCACCTTCTGACATCGGGATCCATTTCGGCCGCTTGCTAGATCACACGGACGGGATGGATGTGTCATTCACCATCGATGGCCAGACCTTCCACGCTCACCGTGCAGTGCTTGCTGCCCGCTCACCGGTCTTCAGAGCCGAGCTCTTCGGCCCCATGGCAGAGGCTACGATGACATCCATCACGCTGCAAGAAATTGCGCCTGCAACATTCAAAGTTATGCTTCGGTTCATATACACCGATGCGTTGCCTGGAGAAGATGAGCTTGGGGACCCTTCCGCTGACATACTTCAGGATCTACTTGCTGCGGCCGATCGATATGCACTAGACAGGCTGAAGCTTATGTGTGCCCAAAAGTTATGGGATAAGGTGTCGACAGATACAGTTGCAACTACCTTAGCTTGCGCCGAAACATATAACTGTCCTGAGTTGAAGAGCAAGTGCATTGACTTCTTGGCGGTGCAGGAAAATTTCCAGGAGGCAGTGTTCACTGATGGTTATGCACTGTTGGTTCTGAAATTCCCATCAATTACTGCTGAGCTCAGAAAGAGGGTTAGGACATAA